One genomic segment of Rhodohalobacter mucosus includes these proteins:
- a CDS encoding DUF433 domain-containing protein: MGVDFENELSIGNGIYTIREIARILRLPYSKVHRWLNTYWEGELGKFFEGNYSWKVENSQAVGFHTLIEFYILVQFAEAGVKTREVLKAHIELSKELQTPFPFAQRNVLEKIRTDGKKIFLTSNGITCTLDGTKQLNLSFIRLFLKNLEFDSDLVASRFWPLGKDKGILVDPRRKFGHPVVNTSNIYPETIYNLYKAGEPEKFIAFTYEISEEDVRHAIEYCEAA; the protein is encoded by the coding sequence ATGGGTGTGGATTTCGAAAATGAACTTTCAATAGGTAACGGAATTTATACTATCCGGGAAATTGCACGAATTTTGCGCTTGCCTTATTCAAAAGTACATCGATGGCTGAATACATATTGGGAAGGCGAGCTCGGAAAATTTTTTGAGGGGAACTATTCCTGGAAAGTAGAAAACTCACAAGCGGTAGGTTTCCATACACTGATAGAATTCTATATTCTGGTTCAGTTTGCCGAAGCCGGGGTCAAAACAAGGGAAGTGTTAAAAGCACATATTGAACTCTCAAAGGAACTGCAAACTCCCTTTCCTTTTGCACAGCGGAATGTTCTTGAGAAAATACGAACGGACGGCAAGAAGATCTTTTTGACCAGTAACGGCATTACCTGCACACTTGACGGGACAAAACAGCTCAATCTCTCCTTTATACGCCTGTTTCTGAAGAACCTTGAATTTGACAGTGATCTGGTGGCTTCCAGATTCTGGCCGCTTGGAAAGGATAAGGGCATTTTGGTAGATCCCAGGCGAAAATTCGGACATCCGGTCGTGAATACATCCAATATTTATCCCGAGACGATTTACAACTTGTACAAGGCAGGTGAACCGGAAAAATTCATTGCATTTACCTACGAAATAAGTGAAGAGGATGTGAGGCACGCAATTGAATATTGCGAGGCTGCATGA
- the tcmP gene encoding three-Cys-motif partner protein TcmP, with protein sequence MNQFGGDWTALKIEILVEYAKAYLTIMKKHIYWRTLYFDGFAGTGFIVRGKAENPELTIGAARRIVEIDKPKSFDGYYFVEKDAKNVKELRKNTQEAFPQKTIHIVEDDCNIKLSDMAEHLKKPKDQRNYDKVLSYIDPCGMQLDWDSLKKLEGVGADVWILVPTGMGVNRLLKKDGEISDKWIDKLERFLGLTEQQIKNFFFREKVELTLFGEETRVTKIEKAVQRAAELYQNRLGDVFEFVTEPFELRNEKNSIMYHLIFVSNNSAALKIATDILNKYKHQ encoded by the coding sequence ATGAACCAATTTGGCGGAGATTGGACAGCACTGAAAATTGAAATATTAGTTGAGTACGCCAAAGCTTACTTGACCATAATGAAAAAGCATATCTATTGGCGTACACTTTATTTTGACGGGTTTGCAGGTACGGGATTTATTGTGAGAGGCAAAGCTGAAAACCCTGAATTAACGATAGGTGCGGCTCGCAGAATTGTAGAAATTGATAAGCCCAAAAGTTTTGACGGATACTATTTTGTTGAAAAAGATGCTAAAAATGTGAAGGAATTAAGGAAAAATACTCAAGAGGCATTTCCTCAAAAGACAATCCATATTGTAGAAGATGATTGCAATATTAAACTGTCGGACATGGCTGAGCACTTGAAAAAGCCAAAAGATCAACGAAACTACGACAAGGTGCTTTCTTATATCGATCCTTGTGGCATGCAACTGGATTGGGACTCATTGAAAAAGCTGGAGGGCGTTGGCGCTGATGTTTGGATTCTTGTACCTACGGGAATGGGAGTAAATCGTCTGTTAAAGAAAGATGGTGAAATAAGTGATAAATGGATTGACAAGCTTGAACGGTTCCTGGGTTTAACTGAACAACAAATAAAGAATTTCTTTTTTCGTGAAAAGGTAGAATTAACACTTTTTGGGGAAGAAACTCGTGTAACCAAAATAGAAAAAGCGGTCCAAAGGGCTGCAGAATTATATCAGAATAGATTGGGTGATGTTTTTGAGTTTGTCACAGAACCTTTTGAACTGCGAAATGAAAAGAATTCAATTATGTATCATCTTATTTTTGTCTCGAATAATTCAGCAGCTTTGAAAATAGCTACAGATATCCTAAACAAATACAAACACCAGTAA
- a CDS encoding DUF5131 family protein, translating to MSKSSIEWTELTWNPVTGCTKVSQGCKFCYAEVMAKRLKAMGVEKYKDGFKVRTHPDTLEEPYKWKKSRVVFVNSMSDLFHPEVPIEFIQDVFKVMNENPRHVFQILTKRTELLFEYDKAGYMNWTDNIWMGTSVEDNRVKERIDTLSKTKADTKFLSCEPLIGPLTDMNLSNIDWVIVGGESGHNPRPMKAEWVIDIKEQCAVANVPFFFKQWGGRNKKKNGRELMKQTWDEMPEMPEDFVEV from the coding sequence ATGTCAAAATCATCTATCGAATGGACAGAATTAACCTGGAATCCTGTAACCGGATGTACGAAAGTCTCCCAGGGGTGCAAATTTTGCTATGCAGAAGTGATGGCAAAACGTCTTAAAGCCATGGGTGTTGAAAAGTACAAAGATGGATTCAAGGTTCGAACGCATCCTGATACGCTCGAAGAACCATACAAATGGAAAAAATCCCGTGTGGTATTTGTGAATTCCATGAGTGATCTGTTCCACCCGGAGGTGCCGATTGAGTTTATTCAGGATGTATTCAAAGTCATGAATGAAAATCCCCGCCATGTATTTCAGATACTGACCAAGAGAACGGAACTACTGTTTGAATACGATAAAGCAGGATACATGAACTGGACGGATAATATCTGGATGGGTACGTCGGTGGAAGACAACCGTGTGAAGGAGCGGATTGATACTCTCAGTAAAACGAAAGCGGATACAAAATTCCTTTCTTGTGAACCGCTGATCGGGCCATTGACTGATATGAATTTATCCAATATTGATTGGGTCATTGTGGGCGGGGAAAGCGGCCACAACCCGCGCCCGATGAAAGCGGAGTGGGTGATTGATATCAAAGAGCAGTGTGCGGTTGCAAACGTACCGTTTTTCTTTAAGCAATGGGGAGGACGGAATAAGAAGAAAAACGGGCGGGAGTTAATGAAACAAACCTGGGATGAAATGCCGGAAATGCCTGAAGATTTTGTTGAAGTTTAA
- a CDS encoding DUF4145 domain-containing protein, whose product MQLINKSKVKKWSVISGKIKVPKSISTNCPHNDCRAKVTFSVTDLNDDKKRNAVAASANCPDCNRKVHFWTLRDETNTTSKSEHPADIYMYPPASNFYPNPEFIDDIPEPLQRSLISTIDSYNGKNYVATAVGCRRTLEGIFKYLLPKEKRNEVLAKLINYTKEEVDLAAPLSSLSHAIRDGGNLGAHFDMEKEPDENMARQMVELIDYLISYLYVLPKEIEKLEESLAKGK is encoded by the coding sequence ATGCAGTTGATAAATAAATCAAAAGTAAAAAAGTGGTCTGTGATATCGGGTAAAATAAAAGTTCCTAAATCAATAAGTACGAATTGTCCACATAATGATTGCAGAGCGAAAGTCACATTTTCAGTTACAGATCTAAATGATGACAAAAAAAGAAATGCTGTTGCAGCTTCAGCTAATTGTCCGGATTGTAATAGAAAAGTTCACTTTTGGACGTTGAGAGATGAAACTAACACTACGAGCAAAAGTGAGCACCCAGCAGATATATACATGTATCCCCCTGCAAGTAATTTTTATCCAAACCCTGAATTTATTGATGATATTCCAGAACCTTTGCAAAGATCATTAATATCTACTATCGATTCATATAATGGTAAAAATTACGTAGCAACAGCTGTTGGATGTCGCCGAACTCTTGAAGGGATATTTAAATACTTACTTCCCAAGGAAAAGAGGAATGAAGTACTTGCAAAGCTAATAAACTACACAAAAGAAGAGGTTGACCTTGCAGCTCCATTATCTTCACTATCACATGCAATTAGAGATGGTGGAAATTTAGGAGCTCATTTTGATATGGAAAAAGAACCGGATGAAAATATGGCCCGACAAATGGTTGAATTAATAGATTATCTTATTTCTTATTTGTACGTCTTACCGAAGGAGATCGAAAAATTAGAAGAAAGCTTGGCAAAGGGGAAGTAG